A part of Agrobacterium vitis genomic DNA contains:
- a CDS encoding LacI family DNA-binding transcriptional regulator — protein MKGIHQLAKHLDISIGTVSRALNGRPDVNAETRRRVLEAAEQLGYVANQSGRSLRKGTTNVIGLMIESGKDNVDNSDNFFFGVMDGLQTVFARHNLDLVLLPCPADEDPLEYLQRMVARRLVDAMIISATQRVDKRIDLLIKTKIPFVTLGRSTSGGSHTWIDLDFAGVANSAVDRLVSKGHRRIAIAAPCTDINLGTVFTDAYRSALERNGLAFDPALVLRAKSSESGGYSVGSELLALNPRPTAIILIYELMAIGLYRRLAEAGVIPGQHMAVIGFREAPRARFLQPALTCYRLSLEDLGVELAETLLASMPDYAETYRTHARNRLWPLELVPGESDAFDLLT, from the coding sequence ATGAAGGGCATACATCAGCTTGCAAAACATCTCGACATCTCCATCGGGACCGTGTCGCGCGCGCTGAATGGACGCCCCGACGTCAACGCGGAAACGCGACGGCGGGTGCTGGAGGCCGCAGAACAGCTGGGCTATGTCGCCAATCAGTCGGGCCGCAGCCTGCGCAAGGGAACGACCAATGTCATCGGACTGATGATCGAGTCCGGCAAGGACAATGTCGACAACAGCGACAACTTCTTTTTCGGTGTCATGGACGGTTTGCAAACGGTGTTTGCCCGTCACAATCTGGACCTCGTCCTGCTCCCCTGCCCCGCCGACGAAGACCCCCTGGAATATCTCCAGCGCATGGTGGCCCGCCGCCTGGTCGATGCGATGATCATTTCCGCCACGCAACGGGTCGATAAGCGTATCGATCTGCTGATCAAGACGAAGATACCTTTCGTGACGCTGGGGCGCAGCACATCCGGCGGCAGCCATACCTGGATCGACCTCGATTTTGCCGGCGTCGCCAATTCCGCCGTCGACCGGCTGGTATCGAAAGGTCATCGGCGCATTGCCATCGCCGCCCCCTGCACCGATATCAACCTCGGCACCGTGTTTACCGATGCCTATCGATCAGCGCTGGAGCGCAATGGTCTGGCCTTCGATCCAGCCTTGGTTCTGCGGGCAAAATCCAGCGAAAGCGGCGGCTATAGCGTCGGCAGCGAGTTGCTGGCGCTTAATCCGCGCCCGACCGCCATTATCCTGATTTACGAACTCATGGCGATCGGCCTATACCGGCGGCTGGCTGAGGCTGGCGTCATCCCCGGCCAGCACATGGCCGTCATTGGGTTTCGCGAAGCGCCCCGTGCCCGGTTTCTGCAACCCGCCCTGACCTGCTACCGCCTTTCCCTGGAGGATCTCGGGGTGGAACTGGCCGAAACCTTGCTCGCCTCAATGCCGGATTATGCGGAAACCTACAGAACCCATGCCCGCAACCGTCTCTGGCCCTTGGAACTGGTACCGGGCGAAAGCGATGCCTTCGACCTGCTGACATAG
- the cysW gene encoding sulfate ABC transporter permease subunit CysW yields MAMTDRRSPTFHRATTETPVVQCLLILVSLLFLLLFLVLPLVAVFSEAFRNGASAWLEALVEPDALSAMRLTLLVAAIAVPANVIFGIAAAWAIAKFEFRGKAFLITLIDLPFSVSPVISGLVYVLLFGSNSLLGPWLRTHGVEILFAVPGIVLATIFVTFPFVARELIPVMQEQGTGDEEAAISLGASGWQTFWRVTLPNIRWGLLYGVLLCNARAMGEFGAVSVVSGHIRGVTNTMPLHIEILYNEYNFAAAFAVASLLAGLALVTLVLKTTIELRYADQLSAARGH; encoded by the coding sequence ATGGCAATGACTGACCGCCGCTCCCCTACCTTTCATCGAGCGACGACTGAAACGCCTGTCGTCCAATGTCTGCTCATCCTCGTCTCGCTGCTGTTTCTGTTGCTGTTCCTGGTGCTTCCGCTGGTGGCCGTGTTTTCCGAGGCATTCCGCAATGGCGCCAGCGCCTGGCTGGAGGCACTTGTCGAACCCGATGCCCTCTCGGCTATGCGGCTGACGCTGCTGGTCGCAGCGATTGCCGTTCCGGCCAACGTGATCTTCGGCATTGCCGCTGCCTGGGCAATTGCGAAATTCGAATTTCGCGGCAAGGCCTTCCTGATTACCCTGATCGATCTGCCGTTTTCGGTATCGCCGGTGATTTCAGGCCTGGTCTATGTGCTGCTGTTCGGCTCCAATAGCCTGCTTGGCCCATGGCTGCGCACCCATGGCGTCGAGATCCTGTTTGCCGTGCCGGGCATCGTGCTGGCGACGATTTTCGTCACCTTCCCTTTCGTGGCGCGCGAACTGATCCCGGTCATGCAGGAGCAGGGCACTGGCGATGAAGAGGCCGCAATCAGCCTCGGCGCCAGCGGCTGGCAAACCTTCTGGCGGGTGACCCTACCGAATATCCGCTGGGGATTGCTCTATGGCGTGCTGCTGTGCAACGCCCGGGCCATGGGCGAATTCGGAGCTGTTTCGGTGGTTTCAGGCCATATCCGGGGCGTGACCAATACCATGCCGCTGCATATCGAAATTCTCTATAACGAATATAACTTCGCCGCCGCCTTCGCGGTCGCTTCACTGCTGGCTGGGCTGGCATTGGTCACCCTCGTCCTCAAGACAACCATTGAACTGCGCTATGCCGACCAATTGTCGGCTGCCCGTGGGCATTGA
- a CDS encoding sulfate ABC transporter substrate-binding protein, which translates to MSRFSTVKIIATLAIAASLAMPAVAANVTLLNVSYDPTRELYKDFNPAFASYWKEKTGDSVSVRMSHGGSGAQARSVIDGLEADVVTLALEADISAIAEKTGKIPADWKTKLPSSSSPYTSTIVFLVRKGNPKGIKDWADLTKDGIEVITPNPKTSGGARWNVLAAWGWALKANNGDQQKAKEYLSALFKHVPVLDTGARGSTTTFVQRGIGDVLLAWENEAFLSIDELGPDKFDIVVPSVSVKAEPSVAVVEGNAKAHGTETVAKAYLDYLYSDAGQKIAAKHYYRPAKPELADPADLKRFPSVDLVTIEDFGGWAKVQPEFFADGGLFDQIYQPGK; encoded by the coding sequence ATGTCCCGTTTTAGTACCGTGAAGATCATTGCCACGCTGGCGATAGCCGCAAGCCTCGCCATGCCCGCTGTTGCGGCCAACGTGACACTGCTCAACGTCAGCTACGACCCGACGCGCGAGCTGTACAAGGATTTTAACCCGGCATTCGCTTCCTATTGGAAGGAAAAAACCGGTGACAGCGTCTCGGTGAGAATGTCGCATGGCGGTTCCGGCGCTCAGGCCCGCTCGGTGATCGACGGTCTTGAGGCCGATGTCGTGACGCTGGCATTGGAAGCGGATATTTCCGCTATTGCCGAAAAGACCGGCAAGATCCCGGCCGACTGGAAAACCAAACTGCCAAGCAGCAGTTCGCCCTATACATCCACCATCGTATTCCTGGTGCGCAAGGGCAATCCGAAAGGCATCAAGGACTGGGCCGACCTTACCAAGGACGGGATCGAGGTGATTACCCCCAACCCGAAAACCTCTGGTGGCGCCCGCTGGAACGTGCTGGCCGCCTGGGGCTGGGCGTTGAAGGCCAATAATGGCGATCAGCAGAAGGCCAAGGAGTACCTGAGCGCCTTGTTCAAGCATGTGCCGGTTCTGGATACCGGTGCGCGCGGCTCGACCACCACCTTCGTGCAGCGGGGCATCGGCGACGTTCTGCTTGCCTGGGAAAACGAAGCCTTCCTGTCGATCGATGAACTCGGCCCCGACAAATTCGACATCGTCGTACCATCCGTTTCGGTCAAGGCAGAACCGTCGGTCGCCGTCGTTGAAGGCAATGCCAAGGCCCATGGAACGGAAACGGTCGCCAAGGCCTATCTCGATTATCTCTACTCCGACGCCGGACAGAAAATCGCTGCCAAGCATTACTATCGCCCTGCCAAGCCGGAACTGGCCGATCCTGCCGATTTGAAGCGCTTCCCATCGGTCGATCTTGTCACCATCGAGGATTTCGGTGGCTGGGCAAAAGTACAGCCGGAATTCTTCGCTGATGGCGGCCTGTTCGACCAGATCTATCAGCCCGGAAAGTAA
- a CDS encoding Gfo/Idh/MocA family protein: MQFKAVLCGCGAMAKGWLRAIADTPSLAERISIVGLVDVNVSAAEALAEEFGLEGAVTGSSLADVLEQTAPDLVFDVVIPAARFDIVSTALKAGCHVLSEKPMANTLEEAKALVKLATETGRIHAVVQNRRFIQGVRRMRQFLDSGAIGELTAVHCDFFLAPHFGGFRDEMEHVLLLDMAIHTFDAARFIANRQPLAAYCVERNPQGSWYAHGASANAIFEFADDVVFTYRGSWCAEGRRTSWESAWRLVGSKGMLTWDGEETFEASIAADEPGLLRGYTTVNVSEDVAPGETHGHASVLESFIAAVAGGDPPETAGFDNINSLAMVFAAIESAQSGKRIDISASL, from the coding sequence TTGCAATTCAAAGCCGTTTTATGCGGGTGCGGAGCTATGGCCAAAGGCTGGCTCCGGGCCATTGCCGACACGCCCTCGCTTGCCGAGCGAATTTCTATTGTCGGGCTCGTTGACGTCAACGTTTCAGCAGCCGAGGCCCTGGCAGAGGAGTTCGGCCTCGAAGGTGCGGTGACAGGAAGCAGTCTTGCCGATGTTCTCGAGCAGACGGCGCCTGATCTGGTCTTCGATGTCGTCATCCCGGCTGCCCGCTTCGATATCGTGTCCACCGCGCTGAAAGCCGGATGCCACGTGCTCAGTGAAAAACCCATGGCCAATACGCTGGAAGAGGCGAAGGCCCTGGTCAAGCTAGCCACTGAGACGGGGCGTATCCACGCCGTCGTGCAGAACCGCCGCTTCATTCAAGGGGTCCGCCGGATGCGGCAATTCCTGGACAGCGGCGCGATCGGCGAGTTGACGGCAGTGCATTGCGATTTCTTCCTGGCACCGCATTTCGGCGGGTTCCGGGATGAGATGGAGCATGTCCTGCTGCTCGACATGGCAATCCATACATTCGATGCCGCCCGTTTCATAGCCAATCGTCAGCCGCTGGCTGCCTATTGCGTGGAGCGCAATCCGCAAGGCTCCTGGTATGCCCATGGCGCCAGCGCCAATGCGATCTTCGAGTTCGCTGACGATGTGGTCTTCACCTATCGCGGCTCCTGGTGCGCCGAAGGGCGCAGGACCAGTTGGGAAAGTGCGTGGCGGCTGGTCGGCAGCAAAGGCATGCTGACTTGGGACGGGGAAGAGACGTTTGAGGCCTCCATTGCCGCAGACGAACCCGGCCTGTTGCGTGGATATACGACCGTAAACGTTTCTGAAGACGTCGCGCCGGGCGAGACGCACGGCCATGCCAGCGTGTTGGAAAGCTTCATTGCGGCAGTTGCCGGTGGCGATCCGCCTGAAACCGCCGGTTTCGACAATATCAACAGTCTTGCCATGGTGTTTGCCGCTATCGAAAGCGCGCAGAGCGGCAAGCGTATCGACATTTCAGCTTCGCTATAA
- the fucP gene encoding L-fucose:H+ symporter permease, which yields MAGIQTGASQTARAGASRSYTGPLIALTSLFFLWGFITCLNDILIPHLKNVFQLNYTQTMLIQLCFFGAYFIVSLPAGALVKRISYKWGIVTGLLVAAIGCALFIPAASMRIYGLFLGALFVLAAGVTILQVAANPYVTVLGAPETASSRLTLTQAFNSLGTTVAPIFGAFLILSSATAAVENATPEQMDALRMAEAAAVKFPYLMLAAAFLVLAAIFAALKLPAVEAEEDAKSSDISGSAWGYRHLVLGAVGIFLYVGAEVSIGSFLVNFMAEPSIAGLPEQTAAHYVSYFWGGAMIGRFIGSAVMRYMDDGKVLAFNAVAAGILLLVTVLTTGHVAMWCVLSIGFFNSIMFPTIFSLALKGLGRHTSQGSGILCLAIVGGALLPLVQGGLADTVGIHLAFLMPIFCYVYIAYYGALGSRTAA from the coding sequence ATGGCAGGAATTCAAACAGGCGCGTCACAAACCGCGCGCGCAGGAGCCAGCCGCTCCTACACCGGTCCGCTGATTGCGCTGACCTCTCTTTTCTTCCTCTGGGGCTTCATTACCTGCCTCAACGATATTCTCATCCCACATCTGAAAAACGTATTTCAGCTGAATTACACACAGACCATGTTGATCCAGCTGTGCTTCTTCGGCGCTTATTTCATCGTTTCTCTGCCCGCAGGGGCTCTGGTCAAGCGCATCAGCTATAAATGGGGCATCGTCACGGGTCTTCTGGTTGCCGCTATCGGCTGCGCCCTGTTCATCCCCGCTGCAAGCATGCGGATCTATGGCCTGTTTCTCGGCGCGCTGTTCGTGCTCGCAGCAGGTGTCACCATTCTCCAGGTGGCGGCAAACCCCTATGTGACCGTGCTGGGCGCCCCTGAAACCGCTTCCAGCCGTCTCACCCTGACCCAGGCTTTCAATTCCCTGGGCACCACCGTCGCACCCATTTTCGGTGCATTCCTCATCCTGTCTTCTGCAACGGCTGCCGTTGAAAATGCCACACCGGAGCAGATGGACGCCCTGCGCATGGCGGAAGCCGCAGCGGTTAAGTTTCCTTATCTGATGTTGGCTGCCGCCTTCCTTGTTCTCGCTGCCATTTTCGCAGCGCTGAAACTGCCGGCTGTCGAGGCCGAAGAAGACGCCAAGTCCAGCGACATTTCCGGCTCCGCCTGGGGCTATCGCCATCTGGTTCTCGGCGCGGTCGGTATTTTTCTCTATGTCGGCGCAGAAGTCAGCATTGGCAGTTTCCTGGTCAACTTCATGGCCGAACCCAGCATTGCCGGGTTGCCGGAACAGACCGCCGCGCATTACGTCTCCTATTTCTGGGGCGGTGCCATGATCGGGCGTTTCATTGGTTCTGCCGTGATGCGCTACATGGATGACGGCAAGGTTCTGGCCTTCAATGCGGTCGCAGCCGGTATTCTGCTGCTGGTCACCGTGCTGACAACAGGCCATGTCGCCATGTGGTGCGTGTTGTCGATCGGCTTCTTCAACTCGATCATGTTCCCGACCATTTTCAGCCTGGCGCTGAAGGGTCTGGGTCGCCATACCAGCCAGGGTTCCGGCATTCTTTGCCTCGCCATTGTCGGCGGCGCGTTGTTGCCACTGGTACAGGGTGGGCTTGCCGATACGGTCGGCATCCATCTCGCCTTCCTGATGCCGATCTTCTGCTACGTCTATATCGCCTATTATGGCGCGCTAGGCTCCAGAACAGCTGCATAA
- a CDS encoding ABC transporter substrate-binding protein, with protein MIINRRALIAVLALATACPLASTARADDVTLNLWSLDKDIQPAPNLVKQFNALNNGIKIEYRLLQFDDVVTEAMRAYSTGQAPDIIAVDNPEHALFASRGAFLDLTDMIAKSDVIKPQNYFPGPLASVTWKERYFGVPKATNTIALYYNRDMFKAKGLDPLKPPQTWDELVAAARKLNDPAKNVYGLAFSAKASEEGTFQFLPWAQMGGGGYDHINAPGAVKALETWKTIMTEKLASPDTLTRGQWDSTGTFNSGNAAMAISGPWELDRMLKEAKFDWGVALLPVPSPGAERSSGMGDFNWAIFSSTKHPAEAFKALEFFASQDKDMFKNFGQLPARSDIAIPPSGSPLKDAALQVFLEQMKYAKPRGPHPAWPKISKAIQDAIQAALTGQMTPKDALDQAQKKIKAALG; from the coding sequence ATGATCATCAACAGACGTGCCTTGATCGCTGTGCTGGCTCTTGCCACGGCTTGTCCGCTTGCATCGACCGCCCGGGCGGACGACGTTACACTCAATCTCTGGTCGCTCGACAAGGATATCCAGCCTGCGCCAAATCTGGTCAAGCAATTCAACGCACTCAACAATGGCATCAAGATCGAGTATCGGCTCCTTCAGTTCGACGATGTCGTAACGGAAGCGATGCGCGCCTATTCAACCGGACAGGCGCCAGATATCATCGCGGTCGATAATCCGGAACACGCGCTGTTTGCCTCGCGGGGCGCTTTCCTCGATCTTACCGACATGATCGCCAAGTCGGATGTGATCAAGCCACAGAACTATTTTCCGGGGCCTCTGGCATCTGTGACCTGGAAGGAGCGCTATTTCGGCGTGCCGAAAGCCACCAACACCATCGCGCTTTACTATAACCGCGACATGTTCAAGGCCAAGGGTCTCGATCCACTGAAGCCACCGCAGACCTGGGACGAACTTGTGGCCGCTGCCCGCAAGCTGAACGACCCGGCCAAGAACGTTTACGGCCTCGCTTTTTCCGCCAAGGCCAGTGAAGAGGGAACGTTCCAGTTTCTGCCATGGGCGCAGATGGGCGGCGGCGGCTATGACCATATCAATGCTCCGGGCGCGGTAAAGGCGCTGGAGACCTGGAAAACCATCATGACCGAAAAACTGGCCTCGCCGGATACGCTGACCCGTGGCCAGTGGGATTCGACCGGCACGTTTAATTCCGGCAATGCCGCCATGGCGATTTCGGGGCCGTGGGAACTCGACCGCATGCTGAAGGAAGCCAAGTTCGACTGGGGCGTCGCCCTCCTGCCGGTGCCGAGCCCCGGCGCTGAACGGTCTTCCGGCATGGGCGATTTCAACTGGGCGATCTTTTCCAGCACCAAGCACCCGGCGGAAGCCTTCAAGGCGCTGGAATTCTTTGCTTCCCAGGACAAGGACATGTTCAAGAATTTCGGACAGCTACCAGCCCGGTCCGACATCGCTATTCCACCATCGGGTTCGCCTTTGAAGGATGCGGCGCTGCAAGTGTTTCTCGAGCAGATGAAATATGCCAAGCCCCGCGGGCCGCATCCGGCCTGGCCAAAAATCTCCAAGGCGATCCAGGACGCCATCCAGGCCGCACTGACTGGCCAGATGACGCCCAAGGATGCGCTGGACCAGGCGCAGAAAAAGATCAAAGCCGCCCTGGGCTGA
- the cysT gene encoding sulfate ABC transporter permease subunit CysT: MAHSPVQGRWQFRQPSVLPGFGLTFGFTVFYLALIVLIPLSGLVWRSAELGWADFWHIASDRRTLEALKVSFGSAILAAMLNVVFGVLVAWVLVRYNFWGRRIIDAMVDLPFALPTAVAGIALASLYAPNGWIGSLLAPLGLKVAYTQAGIVVAMVFIGLPFVVRTVQPVMEEIDRDVEEAAATLGASRFATIFKVLLPGLAPAILTGFALALARGVGEYGSVIFVAGNVPYVSEIAPLLIVIRLEEFNYAGATAVGAVMLAISFAMLLLINLIQAASRRKYGND; this comes from the coding sequence ATGGCCCATAGTCCTGTTCAAGGCAGGTGGCAATTCCGTCAGCCGAGCGTTCTTCCCGGATTTGGGTTGACGTTCGGCTTCACGGTGTTTTACCTCGCCCTCATCGTTCTCATTCCCCTGTCCGGTCTGGTCTGGCGCTCCGCCGAATTGGGCTGGGCGGATTTCTGGCATATCGCGTCCGACCGGCGGACGCTTGAGGCCCTGAAGGTCAGCTTCGGCTCAGCCATCCTGGCGGCGATGCTCAATGTCGTATTCGGCGTATTGGTCGCCTGGGTGCTGGTGCGCTACAATTTCTGGGGACGGAGGATCATCGACGCGATGGTCGACCTGCCCTTCGCGTTGCCGACTGCCGTTGCCGGTATCGCCCTTGCCTCGCTCTACGCGCCGAATGGCTGGATCGGCTCGCTCCTTGCGCCGCTCGGTCTGAAAGTCGCCTATACCCAGGCTGGCATCGTCGTTGCCATGGTGTTTATCGGCCTGCCCTTCGTGGTGCGCACCGTGCAACCGGTCATGGAAGAAATCGACCGCGACGTGGAGGAGGCCGCAGCAACGCTGGGCGCCAGCCGCTTCGCAACGATTTTCAAAGTGCTGCTGCCGGGCCTGGCACCTGCCATCCTGACCGGGTTTGCCCTTGCGCTTGCGCGTGGGGTCGGGGAATATGGATCGGTGATCTTCGTTGCCGGCAATGTACCCTATGTGTCGGAAATCGCACCGCTTCTCATCGTCATCCGGCTGGAGGAGTTCAACTATGCGGGCGCAACCGCCGTTGGCGCAGTCATGCTGGCGATTTCCTTCGCCATGCTTCTGCTGATCAATCTCATTCAGGCTGCAAGCCGGAGAAAATATGGCAATGACTGA
- a CDS encoding carbohydrate ABC transporter permease translates to MKRIMSSIVDGRGFDFGLAGVPLAFLLVMSGLPLIYNIVMSFQEVDMFSLGTFSRPFVGFQNYIDLMAQPETLPIFTNTAIFVVASIAGQFLLGFGLALFFGVGFPGSSWLRGLFLVSWIMPGLVVGATWNWILSGDFGVFNYMLRETGLISANIFWRSDPAYALWAVIIANVWLGTSFNMILLSVGLSGIPKDLYEAAQLDGATVLQRFYTITLPMMRSSIGALVSLGLIFTLQQFDLFAAITSGGPANASNVAQYWAWDLSFRQYDFAKGATVSVIMTIFVLLASLVYVRSTRHEVRG, encoded by the coding sequence ATGAAACGGATCATGTCGAGTATTGTCGATGGGCGTGGCTTCGACTTCGGTCTGGCCGGGGTGCCGCTGGCCTTTCTTCTGGTCATGTCAGGTCTGCCGTTGATCTATAATATCGTGATGAGCTTTCAGGAGGTTGACATGTTCAGCCTTGGAACCTTTTCCCGTCCCTTTGTCGGTTTTCAGAACTATATCGACCTGATGGCGCAACCGGAAACGCTGCCCATATTCACCAATACGGCGATTTTCGTTGTGGCATCGATTGCCGGGCAATTCCTTCTGGGCTTTGGCCTGGCTCTGTTCTTCGGCGTGGGATTTCCCGGTTCCTCCTGGCTGCGCGGCCTGTTTCTGGTGTCCTGGATCATGCCCGGCCTCGTCGTCGGTGCGACCTGGAACTGGATCCTCTCAGGTGATTTCGGCGTATTCAATTATATGCTGCGTGAAACCGGGCTGATCAGCGCCAATATCTTCTGGCGGTCCGATCCGGCCTATGCGCTCTGGGCGGTGATTATCGCCAATGTCTGGCTGGGCACGTCCTTCAACATGATCCTGCTATCGGTCGGGCTATCCGGCATCCCCAAGGATCTGTATGAGGCAGCGCAACTGGATGGCGCGACCGTGCTGCAACGGTTCTACACCATCACTTTGCCGATGATGCGCTCGTCTATCGGTGCGCTGGTGTCGCTGGGGCTGATCTTTACCTTGCAGCAATTCGATCTGTTTGCCGCCATTACCTCCGGTGGACCAGCCAATGCCTCGAATGTGGCGCAGTATTGGGCCTGGGATCTGTCTTTCCGGCAATATGACTTCGCCAAGGGTGCGACGGTTTCGGTGATCATGACTATCTTCGTGCTTCTTGCGTCGCTCGTCTATGTCCGCTCTACACGTCATGAGGTGCGCGGATGA
- a CDS encoding sulfate/molybdate ABC transporter ATP-binding protein — protein MELNIRNIRKDFNATAALHELSLDIRSGELIALVGPSGSGKTTLLRLIAGLERPSAGQIFFGDDDASRKTVQERQVGFVFQHYALFKHMTVLENVGFGLTVRPKSSRPPKAEIRKRALELLDFVQLSGLEKRYPAQLSGGQRQRVALARAMAIEPKVLLLDEPFGALDAQVRKDLRRWLREIHDRTGHTTVFVTHDQEEALELADRVVVMSQGRIEQVGTADDVYDNPAAPFVHRFIGESSALPVRIESGEIWLDDRPTGLKSEGNGNATLFFRPQEIEIVDGCGGCFAGTVISSRRLSGTRRLELELGGARHLAEIDVPVDHPAANRTGISFRPKRWKVYPASA, from the coding sequence ATGGAACTGAATATTCGCAATATCCGTAAAGACTTCAACGCGACTGCCGCTCTCCACGAACTGTCGCTGGACATCCGCTCCGGCGAGCTGATCGCGCTTGTCGGTCCGTCCGGTTCGGGAAAAACCACCTTGTTGCGGCTGATCGCCGGGCTTGAGCGGCCAAGCGCGGGGCAGATTTTCTTCGGCGACGACGATGCGTCGCGCAAGACGGTGCAGGAGCGGCAGGTCGGCTTCGTGTTCCAGCATTATGCGCTGTTCAAGCATATGACCGTGCTGGAAAATGTCGGCTTCGGCCTCACCGTTCGGCCAAAGTCGTCGCGTCCGCCCAAGGCGGAAATCCGCAAACGGGCCTTGGAGCTGCTCGATTTCGTACAGCTGTCGGGCCTTGAAAAACGCTATCCGGCCCAGCTCTCCGGTGGTCAGCGTCAGCGCGTGGCGCTGGCCCGCGCCATGGCAATCGAGCCAAAGGTGCTGCTGCTGGACGAGCCCTTTGGCGCCCTCGACGCCCAGGTCCGCAAGGATTTGCGGCGCTGGCTGCGGGAAATTCATGACCGCACCGGCCATACCACCGTGTTCGTCACCCACGACCAGGAAGAAGCGCTGGAGCTTGCCGACCGGGTGGTGGTGATGAGCCAGGGCCGCATCGAGCAGGTCGGCACCGCCGACGACGTCTATGACAATCCGGCTGCCCCCTTCGTTCATCGTTTCATCGGTGAATCCTCGGCATTGCCGGTGCGCATCGAATCCGGCGAGATCTGGCTTGATGACCGGCCAACCGGGCTCAAATCTGAAGGCAACGGCAATGCCACCCTGTTCTTCCGTCCGCAGGAAATCGAGATTGTCGACGGGTGTGGCGGTTGCTTTGCCGGAACGGTGATCAGCAGCCGAAGGCTGTCGGGAACCCGCCGTCTGGAACTGGAGCTTGGCGGCGCACGGCATCTGGCGGAAATCGACGTTCCCGTCGATCATCCGGCCGCCAACAGGACCGGGATATCCTTCCGGCCCAAACGCTGGAAAGTCTATCCGGCAAGCGCCTGA
- a CDS encoding sugar phosphate isomerase/epimerase family protein, whose protein sequence is MSNPAKSIRIGTMISGNNGDAATRIREIAGLGFESFEPFFWQTTKGQNLAELGKRCIDAIGDRDITISTLGMFGNPLEETDIDFETLEGWKQCIDNAHHFGATCVAGFTGRLRGKVLTESLPRYREIWSELAKRAADKGIRIAFENCAMDGNWQSGDWNIAHNPDAWELMFNETPDDNIGLEWEPCHQMVYLIDPLPQIRKWASKIFHVHGKDATIRWDVIREHGIFGKEPFVFMRTPGFGDSNWTNVISELRLAGYSGAIDIEGWHDPVYRDALEMTGQVHALNHLKQARGGDFIDETAVYGGGDPTLK, encoded by the coding sequence GTGAGCAATCCTGCAAAATCCATTCGTATCGGCACCATGATCAGCGGCAATAACGGCGATGCCGCCACCCGCATCCGGGAAATCGCCGGTCTCGGTTTCGAAAGTTTCGAGCCATTTTTCTGGCAGACGACCAAGGGCCAGAACCTTGCCGAACTCGGCAAGCGCTGCATCGATGCTATCGGCGACCGGGACATCACCATTTCGACGCTCGGCATGTTCGGCAATCCGCTTGAAGAAACCGACATCGACTTTGAGACGCTGGAGGGCTGGAAGCAATGTATCGACAATGCCCATCATTTCGGCGCGACCTGCGTTGCCGGCTTTACCGGGCGGCTGCGGGGCAAGGTGCTGACCGAAAGCCTGCCACGCTACCGCGAAATCTGGAGCGAGCTGGCCAAGCGCGCCGCCGACAAGGGTATTCGCATCGCTTTTGAAAACTGCGCCATGGACGGCAACTGGCAGAGCGGTGACTGGAATATCGCCCACAACCCCGATGCCTGGGAGTTGATGTTCAACGAGACCCCGGATGACAATATCGGCCTTGAATGGGAACCCTGCCATCAGATGGTCTATCTGATCGATCCCCTGCCGCAGATCCGCAAATGGGCATCCAAGATTTTCCACGTGCATGGCAAGGACGCCACCATTCGCTGGGATGTCATTCGTGAACACGGCATTTTCGGCAAGGAGCCTTTCGTGTTCATGCGCACGCCCGGCTTCGGCGACAGCAATTGGACCAATGTGATCAGCGAGTTGCGCCTTGCTGGCTATAGCGGCGCCATCGATATCGAAGGCTGGCACGATCCCGTCTACCGCGACGCTTTGGAAATGACCGGCCAGGTCCATGCGCTCAACCATCTGAAACAGGCGCGTGGTGGCGATTTCATCGACGAAACCGCCGTCTATGGCGGGGGAGACCCAACGCTGAAATAG